One region of Deinococcus koreensis genomic DNA includes:
- a CDS encoding carbohydrate ABC transporter permease yields MLKPRNNRAWFLVLPVVLSVAFSAIIPLMTVINYSVQDIISPTQKVFVGLDWFREVLRDPQLHGAFGRQLLFTLVVLAIEIPLGIMIALSLPARGFAASLSLVLIALPLLVPFNVVGTIWQIFGRADIGLGGHFLARLGIDYNYALNPLDAWLTIVLMDVWHWTPLVALLCYAGLRAIPEGYYQAAKIDGARAWAVFRFIQLPKLRGVLMIALLLRFMDSFMIYTEPFVLTGGGPGNATTFLSIYLTKLAVGQFDLGPAAAFSLVYFLIIQVVSFVLYTVIQRTANPSEQGAVPQ; encoded by the coding sequence ATGCTGAAGCCCCGCAACAACCGCGCCTGGTTCCTGGTGCTGCCCGTCGTGCTGTCGGTGGCCTTCAGCGCCATCATCCCGCTGATGACCGTCATCAACTACTCGGTGCAGGACATCATCAGCCCGACCCAGAAGGTGTTCGTCGGCCTGGACTGGTTCCGGGAGGTGCTGCGCGATCCGCAGCTGCACGGGGCCTTCGGGCGCCAGCTGCTGTTCACGCTGGTGGTGCTGGCGATCGAGATCCCGCTGGGCATAATGATCGCGCTCTCGCTGCCGGCGCGGGGCTTCGCGGCCTCGCTGTCGCTGGTTCTGATCGCGCTGCCGCTGCTGGTGCCCTTCAACGTGGTCGGCACCATCTGGCAGATCTTCGGGCGGGCCGACATCGGGCTGGGCGGGCACTTCCTGGCGCGGCTGGGCATCGACTACAACTACGCCCTGAACCCCCTGGACGCCTGGCTGACCATCGTGCTGATGGATGTCTGGCACTGGACGCCGCTGGTGGCGCTGCTGTGTTACGCCGGGCTGCGGGCCATCCCGGAGGGCTACTACCAGGCCGCGAAGATCGACGGCGCCCGGGCCTGGGCGGTGTTCCGCTTCATCCAGCTCCCCAAGCTGCGCGGCGTGCTGATGATCGCGCTGCTGCTGCGCTTCATGGACTCGTTCATGATCTACACCGAGCCCTTCGTGCTCACCGGCGGCGGCCCCGGCAACGCCACCACGTTCCTGTCGATCTACCTGACCAAGCTGGCGGTGGGGCAGTTCGACCTGGGGCCGGCGGCGGCCTTCAGCCTGGTCTACTTCCTGATCATCCAGGTGGTCAGTTTCGTGCTCTACACGGTGATCCAGCGCACGGCGAATCCATCCGAGCAGGGGGCGGTGCCCCAGTGA
- a CDS encoding DUF2160 domain-containing protein, which yields MAWMAWTWPTALFTLLIIAAIAVLTVMDVRRPPVTRKGFLPIPTDRGDRFYIAMLGLLAINLTWWGVTDASPLIGLTLSLLWLAVAMRWG from the coding sequence ATGGCTTGGATGGCCTGGACGTGGCCCACCGCACTCTTCACCTTGCTGATCATCGCCGCGATCGCCGTGCTCACGGTCATGGACGTGAGAAGGCCGCCCGTGACGCGCAAGGGTTTCCTGCCGATTCCCACCGACCGGGGCGACCGCTTCTATATCGCCATGTTGGGCCTCCTCGCCATCAACCTCACCTGGTGGGGGGTCACGGACGCCTCGCCGCTGATCGGGCTCACGCTCTCGCTGCTCTGGCTGGCGGTCGCCATGCGCTGGGGCTAG
- a CDS encoding sugar-binding transcriptional regulator, producing the protein MTSEPAAKPPTSSLPASGQPTSGQSALSVDVQAVQVARLYYVQGLTTDAIAGELGLSRPKVSRLLSHARRSGLVEIRIHDPEGQAQALEAQLHARYGFLKAQVVSVPQGSSEELWAERTAAAAASLLGALIRPGMRVGLAWGNTMSAVSHALTPRPVPGVTFVQLNGSANAADFMSGFVTDTILRFARNFSAGAQLFPVPTFFDDPATKQAMWRERSVRHVLELQQRADLLMYSVGSHTAHTPSHVYSAGYLDAADLAVLAAEGAVGDIATVFFRADGSWEGLTLNARASGPELELIRQAQESVCVVSGLGKVAALHAALQGQLMRRLIVDEITARAVLELSDPGVS; encoded by the coding sequence GTGACCTCCGAGCCCGCCGCGAAGCCGCCCACCTCCAGTCTGCCCGCATCCGGCCAGCCCACCTCCGGCCAGTCGGCGCTGAGCGTGGACGTGCAGGCGGTGCAGGTCGCCCGGCTCTATTACGTGCAGGGCCTGACCACCGACGCGATAGCGGGCGAGCTGGGGCTCTCGCGGCCCAAGGTCTCGCGGCTGCTGTCGCACGCGCGGCGCAGCGGGCTGGTCGAGATCCGGATTCATGACCCGGAAGGGCAGGCGCAGGCCCTCGAGGCCCAGCTCCATGCCCGCTACGGGTTCCTGAAGGCCCAGGTCGTGAGCGTGCCGCAGGGCAGCTCCGAGGAGCTGTGGGCCGAGCGCACCGCCGCCGCCGCCGCGAGCCTGCTGGGCGCCCTGATCCGCCCCGGCATGCGCGTGGGGCTGGCCTGGGGCAACACCATGAGCGCGGTCAGCCACGCCCTGACGCCGCGCCCGGTGCCCGGCGTGACCTTTGTGCAGCTCAACGGCTCGGCCAACGCGGCCGATTTCATGAGCGGCTTCGTGACCGACACCATCCTGCGCTTCGCCCGCAACTTCTCGGCGGGCGCGCAGCTGTTTCCGGTACCGACCTTCTTCGACGACCCTGCCACCAAGCAGGCCATGTGGCGCGAGCGAAGTGTGCGGCACGTGCTGGAGCTCCAGCAGAGGGCCGATCTGCTGATGTACTCGGTGGGCAGCCACACCGCCCACACGCCCAGCCACGTCTACAGCGCCGGCTACCTGGACGCCGCCGACCTCGCGGTGCTGGCGGCGGAAGGCGCGGTGGGCGACATCGCCACCGTGTTCTTCCGCGCCGACGGCAGCTGGGAGGGCCTGACCCTGAATGCCCGCGCCAGCGGCCCGGAGCTGGAACTGATCCGCCAGGCCCAGGAATCGGTGTGTGTGGTCAGCGGTCTGGGCAAGGTGGCGGCGCTGCATGCGGCCCTCCAGGGACAGCTGATGCGGCGCCTGATCGTCGACGAGATCACCGCGCGGGCGGTGCTGGAGCTGAGTGATCCGGGGGTGAGCTGA
- a CDS encoding ABC transporter substrate-binding protein, with protein sequence MNQRQQGFVRNSLLISGALAAAVVAALGMQAQGQTSDAANMAAAKKWIDTEFQPSTLSKAQQMKEMEWFIQAAKPYRGMTITVASETITTHKYEAEVMAKAFTEITGIKVKHDLIQEGDVIEKLQTQFQSGRTIYDAYINDSDLIGTHFRNDFVLPLSDYMAGAGKAVTSPTLDLKDFIGISFTTGPDKKIYQLPDQQFANLYWFRADWFARPDLKAKFKAKYGYELGVPVNWSAYEDIANFFTNDVKTIDGKRVYGHMDYGKKDPSLGWRFTDAWLSMAGNGDKGIPNGLPVDEWGVRVQDCRPVGSSVTRGGDTNGPAAVYALTKYVDWLKKYAPPEAGGMTFSESGPVPAQGNIAQQIFWYTAFTADMVKKGLPVVNADGTPKWRMAPSPHGSYWREGTKLGYQDVGSWTLLKNTPAKNTAAAWLYAQFVTAKSTSLKKSIMGLTFVRDSDIRSKYFTDNANKYGGLVEFYRSPARVSWSPTGTNIPDYPKMAQLWWQAIAPAAAGEVTPQQAMDGLAAEQDKVLARLERAGMKRCAPKLNPERSAQYWFDQPGAPYPKLANEKEKGETIAYQTLLNAWKAGRVK encoded by the coding sequence ATGAATCAACGGCAACAGGGTTTTGTCCGCAACAGTCTGCTGATCAGCGGAGCGCTGGCCGCCGCCGTGGTGGCCGCGCTGGGAATGCAGGCGCAGGGTCAGACCTCCGACGCGGCCAACATGGCGGCCGCGAAGAAGTGGATCGACACCGAGTTCCAGCCCTCCACGCTGAGCAAGGCGCAGCAGATGAAGGAGATGGAGTGGTTCATCCAGGCGGCCAAGCCCTACCGGGGCATGACCATCACGGTGGCCTCCGAGACCATCACCACGCACAAATACGAGGCCGAGGTGATGGCCAAGGCCTTTACCGAGATCACCGGGATCAAGGTCAAGCACGACCTGATCCAGGAAGGCGACGTGATCGAGAAGCTGCAGACCCAGTTCCAGTCGGGCCGCACCATCTACGACGCCTACATCAACGACTCGGACCTGATCGGCACACACTTCCGCAACGACTTCGTGCTGCCGCTGAGCGACTACATGGCGGGCGCCGGCAAGGCCGTGACCTCGCCCACGCTGGATCTCAAGGACTTCATCGGCATCTCGTTCACCACCGGCCCCGACAAGAAGATCTACCAGCTGCCGGACCAGCAGTTCGCCAACCTGTACTGGTTCCGCGCCGACTGGTTTGCCCGCCCCGACCTGAAGGCGAAGTTCAAGGCCAAGTACGGCTACGAGCTGGGCGTGCCGGTGAACTGGAGCGCCTACGAGGACATCGCCAACTTCTTCACCAACGACGTCAAGACCATCGACGGCAAGCGGGTCTACGGCCACATGGACTACGGCAAGAAAGACCCCTCGCTGGGCTGGAGATTCACCGACGCCTGGCTGAGCATGGCCGGCAACGGCGACAAGGGCATCCCCAACGGCCTGCCGGTCGACGAGTGGGGCGTACGCGTACAGGACTGTCGCCCGGTGGGCTCGAGCGTCACCCGCGGCGGGGACACCAACGGCCCGGCCGCCGTGTACGCGCTGACCAAGTACGTGGACTGGCTGAAGAAGTACGCGCCGCCGGAAGCGGGCGGCATGACCTTCTCGGAATCCGGGCCGGTGCCGGCGCAGGGCAACATCGCGCAGCAGATCTTCTGGTACACGGCCTTCACCGCCGACATGGTGAAAAAGGGCCTGCCGGTGGTGAACGCCGACGGCACGCCGAAGTGGCGCATGGCGCCCAGCCCGCACGGCTCGTACTGGCGCGAGGGCACCAAGCTGGGCTATCAGGACGTGGGCTCGTGGACGCTGCTGAAGAACACGCCCGCCAAGAACACGGCCGCCGCGTGGCTGTACGCGCAGTTCGTGACCGCCAAGTCCACCAGCCTCAAGAAGAGCATCATGGGCCTGACCTTCGTGCGTGACAGCGATATCCGCTCCAAGTACTTCACCGACAACGCCAACAAGTACGGCGGCCTGGTCGAGTTCTACCGCTCGCCCGCGCGCGTGTCGTGGTCGCCCACCGGCACCAACATCCCGGACTACCCCAAGATGGCGCAGCTGTGGTGGCAGGCCATCGCCCCCGCCGCCGCCGGCGAGGTCACCCCGCAGCAGGCCATGGACGGCCTGGCCGCCGAGCAGGACAAGGTGCTCGCGCGCCTCGAACGCGCCGGCATGAAACGCTGCGCGCCCAAGCTCAACCCCGAGCGCAGCGCCCAGTACTGGTTCGACCAGCCCGGCGCGCCCTATCCCAAGCTCGCCAACGAGAAGGAGAAGGGCGAGACCATCGCCTACCAGACGCTGCTCAACGCCTGGAAGGCCGGCCGGGTCAAGTAG
- a CDS encoding ABC transporter ATP-binding protein, producing the protein MARIDLDGLAHAYRENPQTPADYALRPMTMTWQDGGAYALLGPSGCGKTTLLNIISGLVRPSQGRVLFDGRDVTDLPTEARNIAQVFQFPVIYDTMTVHDNLAFPLRNRRVPEAEVRSRVSQVAELLELTGDLRRRASGLSADMKQKISLGRGLVRRDVAAILFDEPLTVIDPHLKWQLRSKLKQIHHELKLSLIYVTHDQVEALTFADQVVLMQGGEVVQAGTPQSLFEEPEHTFVGYFIGSPGMNLLPCTAVPGGGPSPGQGAVQIGDARVPLDGGVLSRAQGALTLGIRPEFLGCSNEAAPGALSAEIERVDDLGNYKIVTARLGGQTLRAKLPEDAAISAGPGYLSFPPNQTRLYAGDRIVR; encoded by the coding sequence ATGGCCCGCATCGACCTTGACGGGCTGGCGCACGCCTACCGCGAGAACCCGCAGACACCTGCGGACTACGCCCTGCGGCCCATGACCATGACCTGGCAGGACGGCGGGGCCTACGCGCTGCTGGGGCCCTCGGGCTGCGGCAAGACCACGCTGCTGAACATCATCTCGGGGCTGGTGCGGCCCTCGCAGGGGCGGGTGCTCTTCGACGGGCGCGACGTGACCGATCTGCCCACCGAGGCGCGCAACATCGCCCAGGTGTTCCAGTTCCCGGTGATCTACGACACCATGACCGTGCACGACAACCTGGCCTTCCCGCTGCGCAACCGCCGCGTGCCCGAGGCCGAGGTTCGCTCTCGGGTCTCGCAGGTGGCCGAGCTGCTGGAGCTGACGGGTGACCTCCGGCGCCGCGCCAGCGGCCTCTCGGCCGACATGAAGCAGAAGATCTCGCTGGGGCGCGGGCTGGTGCGCCGCGACGTGGCGGCGATCCTCTTCGACGAGCCGCTGACCGTGATCGACCCGCACCTGAAGTGGCAGCTGCGGAGCAAGCTCAAGCAGATCCACCACGAGCTGAAGCTCTCGCTGATCTACGTCACGCACGATCAGGTCGAGGCGCTGACCTTCGCCGACCAGGTCGTGCTGATGCAGGGCGGCGAGGTCGTGCAGGCGGGCACCCCGCAATCTCTGTTCGAGGAACCCGAGCACACCTTCGTGGGCTACTTCATCGGCAGTCCGGGAATGAACCTGCTGCCCTGCACGGCGGTGCCTGGAGGCGGCCCCAGCCCCGGCCAGGGGGCGGTGCAGATCGGCGACGCGCGGGTGCCGCTGGACGGGGGCGTGCTCAGCCGCGCGCAGGGGGCGCTGACGCTGGGCATCCGCCCGGAGTTCCTGGGCTGCAGCAACGAGGCCGCGCCCGGCGCCCTGAGCGCCGAGATCGAGCGCGTGGACGACTTGGGGAACTACAAGATCGTCACGGCCCGGCTGGGCGGCCAGACCCTGCGCGCCAAGCTCCCCGAAGACGCCGCCATCAGCGCCGGCCCCGGCTACCTGAGCTTCCCGCCGAACCAGACCCGGCTCTACGCGGGCGACCGGATCGTCCGGTGA
- a CDS encoding carbohydrate ABC transporter permease — protein MLPIYWMITMSLKTNEEILAGFSLWPRTVTFEHYREIFTNPAWYTGYLNSLTYVALNTVISLIIALPAAYAFSRYSFQGDKHLFFWLLTNRMAPPAVFLLPFFQLYQSVGLFDTHIGVALAHLLFNVPLAVWILEGFMSGVPREIDETAYIDGYSFGRFFFRVFIPLVRSGIGVTAFFCFMFSWIELLLARTLTSVDAKPIAAVMTRTVSASGMDWGLLAAAGVLTIVPGALVIWFVRNYIAKGFALGRV, from the coding sequence ATGCTGCCGATCTACTGGATGATCACCATGAGCCTCAAGACCAACGAGGAGATCCTGGCGGGCTTCTCGCTGTGGCCGCGCACCGTGACCTTCGAGCACTACCGCGAGATCTTCACCAACCCGGCGTGGTACACGGGCTACCTGAACTCGCTGACCTACGTGGCGCTGAACACGGTGATCTCGCTGATCATCGCGCTGCCGGCCGCCTACGCCTTCTCGCGCTACTCCTTCCAGGGCGACAAGCACCTGTTCTTCTGGCTGCTGACCAACCGCATGGCCCCGCCGGCCGTATTTCTGCTGCCGTTCTTCCAGCTCTACCAGAGTGTCGGGCTGTTCGACACGCACATCGGCGTGGCGCTGGCGCACCTGCTGTTCAACGTGCCGCTGGCGGTCTGGATCCTGGAAGGCTTCATGTCGGGCGTGCCGCGCGAGATCGATGAGACGGCGTATATCGACGGCTACAGTTTCGGGCGCTTCTTCTTCCGGGTCTTCATTCCGCTGGTGCGCAGCGGGATCGGCGTGACCGCGTTCTTCTGCTTCATGTTCAGCTGGATCGAGCTGCTGCTGGCGCGCACGCTGACCTCAGTGGACGCCAAGCCCATCGCCGCCGTGATGACCCGCACGGTCAGCGCCTCGGGCATGGACTGGGGACTGCTGGCAGCGGCGGGCGTGCTGACCATCGTGCCGGGCGCGCTGGTGATCTGGTTCGTGCGCAACTACATCGCCAAGGGCTTCGCACTGGGGCGGGTCTGA
- a CDS encoding ABC transporter ATP-binding protein — protein sequence MTLSLESISKQVGAQTHLYPMSLSLNPGLNVLLGPTLAGKTSLMRLMAGLDTPTSGRVLVNGQDVTGVGVQKRSVAFVYQQFVNYPSFTVFENIASPLRIAGLASAVIQEKVQAVAALMHLEPFLKRLPAELSGGQQQRVAIARALVKEADLLLFDEPLVNLDYKLREELRAEMREIFARRSAVVVYSTTEPSEALTLGGQVAVLGEGRLLQSGRTLEVYHHPDSVRVGQVFSDPPINLLDARLESGRGRLAGGESFALPPHMAGLSGAYQLGVRANHAGLRPEGPDDLPLGAQVNVAELSGSETYLHTRLGTGDGAHLVAQLSGIHPVTPGQQVTLHLNPRRMFAFDAAGALAAAPPRPPAPTVQTIQGAL from the coding sequence ATGACCCTGAGCCTGGAGAGCATTTCCAAGCAGGTGGGCGCGCAGACCCACCTGTACCCCATGAGCCTGAGCCTCAATCCCGGCCTGAACGTGCTGCTGGGGCCCACGCTGGCGGGCAAGACCTCCCTCATGCGCCTGATGGCGGGGCTGGACACGCCGACCAGCGGGCGGGTGCTCGTGAACGGCCAGGACGTGACCGGAGTGGGGGTGCAGAAGCGCTCGGTGGCCTTCGTGTACCAGCAGTTCGTGAACTACCCCAGCTTCACGGTCTTCGAGAACATCGCCTCGCCGCTGCGGATCGCCGGGCTGGCCAGCGCGGTCATCCAGGAGAAGGTACAGGCGGTGGCGGCGCTGATGCACCTGGAACCCTTCCTGAAACGGCTGCCGGCCGAGCTGTCGGGGGGGCAGCAGCAGCGCGTGGCGATCGCGCGGGCGCTGGTGAAGGAGGCCGACCTGCTGCTGTTCGACGAGCCGCTGGTCAACCTGGACTACAAGCTGCGCGAGGAACTGCGCGCCGAGATGCGCGAGATCTTCGCGCGGCGCAGCGCCGTGGTGGTGTACTCCACCACCGAGCCGTCCGAGGCGCTCACCCTGGGCGGGCAGGTCGCGGTGCTGGGCGAGGGCCGGCTGCTGCAGTCCGGGCGCACGCTGGAGGTGTACCACCACCCGGACTCGGTGCGCGTGGGGCAGGTATTCAGCGACCCGCCCATCAACCTGCTGGACGCCCGGCTGGAGTCGGGGCGGGGACGGCTGGCCGGCGGCGAGAGCTTCGCGCTGCCGCCCCATATGGCGGGTCTGAGCGGGGCGTACCAGCTGGGCGTGCGCGCCAACCACGCGGGCCTGCGCCCGGAGGGGCCGGACGACCTGCCGCTGGGCGCCCAGGTGAACGTGGCCGAGCTGTCGGGCTCGGAGACCTACCTGCACACGCGGCTGGGGACGGGCGACGGCGCGCACCTCGTGGCGCAGCTCTCCGGCATCCATCCGGTCACGCCGGGGCAGCAGGTCACGCTGCACCTCAATCCCCGGCGGATGTTCGCCTTCGACGCGGCCGGCGCGCTGGCCGCCGCCCCGCCCCGCCCGCCCGCCCCCACCGTTCAGACGATCCAGGGGGCCCTGTAA
- a CDS encoding efflux RND transporter permease subunit yields MKENPAIRFAVSRYVLTLGVFIAVVLFGLVATFRLGVNFLPRLDVPVVGVATVYPGGSPADIDRQISRPIEDELSTLAGVREVLSTSSEGSSLVTVTFTSSTSVDTAVGEVAQRVAAIRDSFPGGTRAPAVQKYDINATPILTLAVTRPGADLRDVSAWTRDTLKPRLDRVPGVGEARLSGAPVREIAVQLGEAQLATYGLTPQGVAGAIAASTPDIPAGQVDAAGRSTSYATRGGPTRVGELADVTVDAARGLRVADLGTVRDTTARRTTLARVNGENAVLVEVRRAPGANTVAVAGGVRAALASLRPPPGTTVTVTLDDSRAITASVRDTLKEGVVVALAVAVICLLALGRLNTAFAVVLAIPISLAAAPIVFSLLGFTFNIVTLLALIVAMGIVVDDSIVVAENIVRWREKSSSLIEAVLRGASEIFSAVTAATFSLLAVLLPISFLPGLVGQFFREFGLGLAAAILFSWLEAVFFLTVRMAYTPDPEPVTWPVAWRRLCDVPGSLAWTRRALGTLPGRAGALVWGLGLWFVAGQAQPLWMLALLAYPLVLLLGYHTALGLLAVLGALTGSGFHRTERLLDRLSVAYARTLGGALGRSGWVLGAATAFLLSLALALPGLRFEFTPSTDDGLVSVRLEAPGGTALNATDAVAQRAEAYLRSRPEVKLVQARVGAPEATLDLTLLDKAERPPIAQVLERYRADLKLQLANRPDFRIDVTAVSGASQGGGLVLTLSAPDQAALGRALPGALAAVRAHPWVAGARSSVSDVVTERVFVPDAATLIGTGLTPEGVGETLRAYTEGSDAGVLRLEGRSVPVRARLRPEAASDESALLTLPVYAPTLGAALPLSSLGRFESRPAPATLARTNRAYSATLTVTLVAENPGPGTVQEALERDLAQKGVLSGGVALGSGGALSDAELVDDLTRYGLIAIGLALLLNYLVLGAQFNSFRFPLYLMLPVPLAITGAVWALRLFGAGLDIISVLGMVILIGLATKNSILLLDFVVQRAHTLPLRDALIESGRLRLRPIVMTTLTVLVISLPLIFGGGEGVELRRGLGIIILGGILVSTVLTLYVVPAAFYLFERRRLAPVPAPPTLAGAAD; encoded by the coding sequence GTGAAGGAGAATCCCGCCATCCGCTTCGCGGTCAGCCGCTACGTGTTGACGCTGGGCGTGTTCATCGCCGTGGTGCTGTTCGGGCTGGTGGCCACCTTCCGGCTGGGCGTGAACTTCCTGCCCCGCCTGGACGTGCCGGTGGTGGGGGTCGCGACCGTCTATCCCGGCGGCTCACCTGCAGATATAGATCGTCAGATCTCGCGCCCCATCGAGGACGAACTCTCGACGCTGGCGGGCGTGCGGGAGGTACTGAGCACCTCCAGTGAGGGCAGCAGCCTGGTGACGGTGACCTTCACCAGCAGCACCTCGGTGGACACGGCGGTGGGCGAGGTGGCCCAGCGGGTCGCGGCCATCCGCGACAGCTTTCCGGGCGGCACCCGCGCGCCGGCGGTGCAGAAGTATGACATCAACGCCACCCCCATCCTCACCCTGGCGGTAACACGGCCGGGGGCCGACCTGCGCGACGTGAGCGCCTGGACGCGCGATACCCTCAAGCCCCGGCTCGACCGCGTGCCGGGCGTGGGCGAGGCGCGGCTCTCGGGTGCCCCCGTGCGCGAGATCGCCGTGCAGCTGGGTGAGGCGCAGCTGGCCACGTACGGCCTCACGCCGCAGGGGGTGGCCGGGGCCATCGCCGCCAGCACCCCGGACATCCCCGCCGGTCAGGTGGACGCTGCCGGGCGCAGCACCAGCTACGCCACCCGGGGCGGGCCGACGCGGGTCGGCGAGCTGGCCGACGTGACGGTGGACGCGGCGCGCGGGCTGCGCGTGGCCGACCTGGGCACGGTGCGCGACACCACCGCCCGCCGCACCACGCTGGCGCGGGTCAACGGTGAGAACGCCGTGCTGGTCGAGGTGCGCCGCGCGCCCGGTGCCAACACGGTCGCGGTGGCGGGCGGGGTACGCGCCGCCCTGGCCAGCCTGAGGCCGCCGCCGGGCACCACGGTCACCGTGACCCTCGACGACTCGCGCGCCATCACGGCCAGCGTCCGGGACACGCTCAAGGAGGGCGTGGTCGTGGCGCTGGCGGTGGCGGTGATCTGCCTGCTGGCACTGGGGCGGCTCAACACCGCCTTCGCGGTGGTGCTGGCCATTCCCATCTCGCTGGCGGCGGCCCCCATCGTGTTCAGCCTGCTGGGATTCACCTTCAACATCGTGACCCTGCTGGCGCTGATCGTGGCGATGGGCATCGTGGTGGACGACTCGATCGTGGTCGCCGAGAACATCGTGCGCTGGCGTGAGAAGAGTTCGAGTCTGATCGAGGCGGTCCTGCGCGGCGCCAGCGAGATCTTCAGCGCGGTCACGGCGGCCACCTTCTCGCTGCTGGCCGTGCTGCTGCCCATCAGCTTCCTGCCCGGCCTGGTGGGGCAGTTCTTCCGCGAGTTCGGGCTGGGGCTGGCCGCCGCGATCCTGTTTTCCTGGCTGGAAGCGGTCTTCTTCCTGACCGTCCGCATGGCCTACACCCCGGATCCCGAGCCCGTGACCTGGCCCGTGGCCTGGAGGCGGCTGTGCGACGTACCGGGCAGCCTGGCCTGGACGCGCCGCGCGCTGGGCACGCTGCCGGGCCGGGCGGGGGCGCTGGTCTGGGGCCTGGGCCTGTGGTTCGTCGCGGGGCAGGCGCAGCCGCTGTGGATGCTGGCCCTGCTCGCCTATCCGCTGGTGCTGCTGCTGGGCTACCACACGGCCCTGGGGCTGCTGGCGGTGCTGGGTGCCCTGACGGGCAGCGGCTTTCACCGCACCGAACGCCTGCTGGATCGTCTGAGCGTGGCCTACGCCCGCACGCTGGGGGGCGCCCTGGGGCGCAGCGGCTGGGTGCTGGGCGCGGCAACGGCCTTCCTGCTCAGCCTGGCGCTGGCCCTGCCCGGGCTACGCTTCGAATTCACGCCGTCCACCGACGACGGGCTCGTCTCGGTGCGGCTGGAGGCGCCCGGCGGCACGGCCCTGAACGCCACCGACGCCGTGGCGCAGCGGGCCGAGGCCTACCTGCGATCCCGGCCCGAGGTGAAGCTGGTGCAGGCCCGCGTGGGCGCCCCCGAGGCGACCCTCGACCTCACCCTGCTGGACAAGGCCGAGCGGCCCCCCATCGCTCAGGTGCTGGAGCGGTACCGCGCCGACCTGAAGCTTCAGCTGGCCAACCGACCCGACTTCCGCATCGACGTCACGGCGGTGTCCGGCGCGTCGCAGGGCGGCGGCCTGGTGCTCACGCTGTCGGCTCCGGATCAGGCGGCGCTGGGCCGCGCCCTGCCCGGCGCGCTGGCCGCCGTCCGCGCCCACCCCTGGGTGGCAGGCGCCCGGTCGAGCGTATCGGACGTGGTGACCGAGCGGGTCTTCGTGCCCGACGCCGCCACCTTGATCGGCACAGGACTGACTCCCGAGGGCGTGGGAGAGACCCTGCGTGCGTACACGGAGGGCAGCGACGCGGGCGTCCTGCGCCTGGAGGGCCGAAGCGTGCCCGTGCGCGCCCGCCTGCGCCCCGAGGCGGCCTCGGACGAGTCGGCGCTGCTGACCCTGCCGGTGTACGCGCCCACGCTGGGGGCGGCCCTGCCCCTGTCGTCCCTGGGCCGCTTCGAGTCGCGCCCCGCCCCCGCGACCCTGGCGCGCACGAACCGGGCGTACAGCGCCACCCTGACCGTGACCCTGGTCGCGGAGAACCCCGGCCCGGGCACGGTGCAGGAAGCCCTGGAGCGCGACCTGGCGCAAAAGGGCGTGCTGAGCGGCGGCGTGGCCCTGGGTTCGGGCGGCGCGCTCTCGGACGCCGAGTTGGTGGACGACCTCACGCGCTATGGCCTCATCGCCATCGGGCTCGCGCTGCTGCTCAACTACCTCGTGCTGGGCGCGCAGTTCAACTCGTTCCGCTTCCCGCTGTACCTGATGCTGCCGGTGCCGCTGGCCATCACCGGGGCCGTCTGGGCGCTGCGGCTGTTCGGGGCGGGCCTGGACATCATCAGCGTGCTGGGCATGGTGATCCTGATCGGGCTGGCGACCAAGAACTCGATCCTGCTGCTCGACTTCGTGGTTCAGCGTGCCCACACCCTGCCGCTGCGCGACGCCCTGATCGAGTCCGGCCGGCTGCGGCTGCGGCCCATCGTGATGACCACGCTGACCGTGCTGGTGATCTCGCTGCCCCTGATCTTCGGCGGCGGCGAGGGCGTAGAGCTGCGCCGGGGGCTGGGCATCATCATCCTGGGCGGCATCCTGGTCAGCACGGTGCTGACCCTGTACGTGGTGCCCGCCGCCTTCTACCTCTTCGAGCGCCGGCGTCTGGCACCGGTGCCCGCTCCCCCGACCCTGGCCGGTGCGGCGGACTGA